Proteins encoded by one window of Lathyrus oleraceus cultivar Zhongwan6 chromosome 1, CAAS_Psat_ZW6_1.0, whole genome shotgun sequence:
- the LOC127085536 gene encoding pentatricopeptide repeat-containing protein At1g10910, chloroplastic — protein MEITTAALGIPFRHSTISASSASITDSSSQTHFPSKSIKFVNSKPFSARKSPKLQIMHASDLPSTLTRVGEMLTVKELNVTLNHFGNSNKFNNISQLFLWMQENKKIDAYSYSHYIKFMANKLDASAILQLYNNIQDASVKDNVYICNSVLRCLLRNGKFDTTIKLFRQMKEDGLVPDLVTYSTLIAGCVKVKDGYSKTLELIQELQDDNLRMDDVIYGAVLAVCASNGKWEEAECYFNQMKSEGRSPNVYHYSSLINAYSACGNFQKADVLIQDMKSEGLVPNKIILTTLLKVYVRGGLFEKSRELLVELESSDYAEDEMPYCVLIDGLAKAGQIHEAKVIFDEMRKKQVRSDGYAHSIMISAFCRAKLFQEAKQLAKDFQTTLNKYDVVIMNSMLCAFCRAGEMESVMETLRKMDELAITPDYNTFNILIKYFCSKNMYLLAYRTVEDMHIKGYQPIEELCSSLIFHLGKEKAYSEAFSIYNILKYSKRTICKALHEKILHILLAGKLLKDAYVVFKDNASFISGRTTKKFASAFMKSGNINLINDVMKTLHSCGYKIDQDLFEMAVSRYLGQPEKKDLLLHLLKWMPGQGYVVDPSTRNLILKNSHLFGRQLIAEVLSKQRVKLKAQKPE, from the exons ATGGAGATAACAACTGCTGCATTAGGTATACCTTTTCGCCATTCAACAATTTCTGCTTCTTCTGCGTCAATAACTGATTCATCTTCTCAAACACACTTTCCTTCAAAATCCATCAAATTTGTAAATTCCAAACCCTTTTCCGCAAGAAAATCACCCAAGCTCCAAATTATGCATGCTTCCGATTTGCCTTCTACACTTACAAG GGTTGGAGAAATGTTGACAGTGAAAGAACTCAATGTCACTTTGAACCATTTCGGTAATTCAAACAAATTTAACAATATCTCTCAG CTTTTTTTATGGATGCAAGAGAACAAGAAGATTGATGCATATTCTTATTCGCATTATATAAAGTTCATGGCCAATAAACTTGATGCTTCCGCGATACTACAACTGTATAACAACATTCAAGATGCATCGGTCAAAGACAATGTTTATATATGTAATTCTGTTCTCCGTTGTCTACTCCGGAATGGCAAGTTTGATACCACCATTAAACTCTTTCGCCAGATGAAAGAAGATGGTCTAGTTCCGGATCTTGTTACCTATAGCACC CTTATTGCAGGCTGTGTTAAAGTAAAAGATGGATATTCTAAGACACTAGAGCTAATTCAGGAATTGCAGGATGATAATCTGCGAATGGATGATGTAATTTATGGTGCAGTTCTGGCAGTGTGTGCTTCCAATGGTAAATGGGAAGAAGCAGAATGCTATTTTAACCAGATGAAGAGTGAAGGTCGTTCTCCAAATGTTTACCACTATAGCTCTTTGATCAATGCTTATTCGGCATGTGGAAACTTCCAAAAAGCTGATGTGCTGATTCAAGATATGAAATCAGAAGGGTTAGTACCAAACAAG ATCATTTTGACAACCTTGCTGAAGGTATATGTTAGAGGAGGTTTGTTTGAGAAGTCAAGAGAATTACTAGTCGAACTAGAATCTTCGGACTATGCTGAAGATGAG ATGCCGTACTGTGTTTTGATAGATGGCCTAGCTAAGGCAGGACAAATACATGAAGCCAAAGTAATTTTTGATGAAATGAGGAAAAAACAAGTCAGGTCTG ATGGCTATGCTCACAGTATCATGATATCGGCATTTTGCCGAGCCAAGCTTTTTCAAGAGGCAAAGCAGTTAGCCAAGGATTTTCAAACTACCTTAAACAAATATGATGTAGTTATAATGAATTCAATGCTCTGTGCTTTCTGCAGAGCAGGTGAAATGGAAAGTGTGATGGAAACTCTAAGAAAGATGGATGAATTGGCAATCACTCCTGATTACAATACCTTCAATATTCTAATCAAATACTTTTGTAGTAAAAACATGTATCTATTAGCTTATCGAACAGTGGAGGACATGCATATTAAGGGCTATCAACCAATAGAG GAGCTCTGTTCTTCTTTAATATTCCACCTTGGTAAAGAAAAAGCTTATTCAGAGGCGTTTTCTATTTACAATATTCTGAAATATAGCAAGAGAACAATATGCAAGGCACTTCATGAGAAGATTCTGCATATTCTTCTAGCAGGAAAGCTTTTGAAAGATGCATATGTAGTATTCAAG GATAATGCATCATTTATTTCTGGCCGTACCACCAAAAAATTTGCAAGTGCGTTTATGAAGTCGGGTAACATCAATTTGATCAACGATGTTATGAAGACACTCCATAGTTGTGGCTACAAGATTGATCAG GATTTATTTGAGATGGCTGTATCACGCTATTTAGGTCAGCCCGAGAAGAAAGACTTGCTTCTGCACTTACTAAAATGGATGCCGGGTCAAGGTTACGTGGTTGATCCATCAACAAGGAACCTAATCCTCAAAAACTCACACTTATTCGGTCGACAGCTCATTGCGGAAGTATTGTCCAAGCAACGAGTTAAGTTAAAAGCCCAAAAACCTGAGTAG
- the LOC127085547 gene encoding 3-ketoacyl-CoA synthase 7 — MVKFKLMIMKALLSNYFSFLNLSAISKGSISVTQSIAVIALILTLLYICFKSTSVYLIDYVCYLPPDNLRVPHSHFIEHFKWCNFKKENIEFHTKVLEKSGIGVEACMPESVHELPPGNSIKHAQAETEMVLFTIVEDLLSKHNVHPKSIDILVSNCSIFCPTPCITSTIINKFGFRSNVKCFSLSGMGCSAGLLSVSLVKDLLKVHKNSLALILSMEAVAPNGYNGNTKSKLIANALFRMGGAAILLSNKNQDKGIAKYKLQHLVRTHLGSKDKAYQSVYQEPDENNVVGVSLSRSLLSVASSALRINIINLGPLVLPYSEQLRYGLSVIRRKIWAAEDKEMYVPNFKKAFEHFCIHAGGKTVIDGIVKNLKLQREDGEASRMALYRFGNTSSSSLWYELSYLEAKGRVKKGHKVWQIGFGSGFKCNSAVWKCLSDIDPNVKSAWSDRIHLYPIDIPVFDC, encoded by the coding sequence ATGGTTAAGTTCAAGCTCATGATCATGAAAGCTCTTTTATCCAATTACTTCTCTTTCTTAAACCTATCTGCCATATCCAAAGGTTCAATCTCTGTGACACAATCCATTGCAGTGATAGCATTAATTCTCACATTACTTTACATTTGTTTCAAATCTACTAGTGTCTACCTTATTGACTATGTTTGTTATTTACCTCCTGATAATTTGAGAGTTCCTCACTCCCATTTCATAGAACACTTTAAATGGTGTAACTTCAAAAAAGAAAACATAGAATTTCATACCAAAGTATTAGAGAAATCCGGTATTGGAGTCGAGGCTTGCATGCCAGAATCGGTTCATGAGCTCCCGCCTGGTAATTCTATAAAGCATGCACAAGCAGAAACCGAAATGGTTCTTTTTACAATCGTCGAAGATCTTCTTTCGAAACACAATGTGCATCCTAAGAGCATTGACATCCTTGTGTCAAATTGTAGCATTTTCTGTCCCACACCATGCATTACCTCAACCATCATTAACAAGTTTGGATTTCGAAGTAATGTAAAGTGTTTCAGCTTAAGTGGAATGGGTTGCAGTGCTGGGTTATTGTCAGTAAGCTTGGTGAAAGATCTTCTAAAAGTTCACAAAAACTCACTGGCTTTAATTCTAAGCATGGAAGCTGTAGCTCCAAATGGATATAATGGCAATACGAAATCCAAACTTATCGCAAACGCGCTGTTCCGAATGGGAGGAGCAGCCATTTTACTATCCAACAAAAATCAAGACAAAGGAATAGCCAAGTACAAGCTTCAACATCTTGTGAGAACACATTTGGGATCAAAAGACAAAGCATATCAGTCTGTTTATCAGGAACCTGACGAAAACAATGTTGTAGGCGTTTCGCTTTCGCGATCGCTGTTAAGTGTAGCTTCTTCAGCTTTGAGGATCAATATAATAAACTTAGGCCCTCTTGTCTTGCCATATTCCGAGCAACTTCGATACGGGCTGTCAGTGATTCGCAGAAAAATATGGGCAGCCGAGGATAAAGAAATGTACGTACCAAATTTCAAGAAAGCTTTTGAGCATTTCTGTATACATGCAGGTGGTAAGACAGTAATAGATGGCATTGTCAAAAATCTGAAGCTGCAAAGGGAAGATGGAGAAGCTTCAAGGATGGCATTATATAGATTTGGAAATACTTCATCTTCTTCTCTGTGGTATGAACTAAGCTATTTGGAAGCAAAAGGAAGAGTAAAGAAAGGACATAAAGTTTGGCAAATTGGGTTTGGAAGTGGATTCAAGTGTAACAGTGCAGTGTGGAAGTGCCTTTCTGATATTGATCCAAATGTAAAGAGTGCATGGTCTGATAGAATCCATTTGTATCCAATTGACATACCTGTGTTTGACTGTTGA
- the LOC127085525 gene encoding cell division control protein 48 homolog C, producing MRLKKKNMGRRNGGGGGGGGGGGGGSLQFALRRRVESCKSMYKTAEEIVDHLRSNYPDYHRTKYQTLIRLVEDAIQFSNNTPTRNHNQNNNADGNDDEDENRSASRKRRKKINDESEDRLQKMEALHIKARMSSQAPSTSSGSASASSDDGEEDGAVSTSEDGIYSEKVEPAFDLMKDMLRHSYTGTTKSVPVVEEKEKNIELDIGNTSKAAITVNADGGKSKSCATTGKHSKGSVSNTGGKGSVSNTGGGKGGGDVEMKGKGGPMFKDLGGMKAIIEELIMDIVSLCNPQLPRHLGVKPVTGILLHGPPGCGKTRLAHAIANETGLPFHHISATEVISGVSGASEEYIRELFDKAKRTAPSIVFIDEIDAIASKRENLQREMEKRIVTQLMTSMDEPESSDEPRGYVLVIGATNRPDSLDPALRRPGRFDREFLVGVPDESARVEILSVLTRNLKLDGSFDLHKIARSTPGFVGADLTALANKAGILAMKRILDERKRELSQDSMDEDTQGWWKEPWLPEEINKSAIKMSDFEEAAKMVQPSARREGFSSIPNVKWEDVGGLDILRHEFDRYIVRRIKYPELYEGIGMNLESGFLLYGPPGCGKTLIAKAVANEAGANFIHIKGPELLNKYVGESELAVRTLFIRARTCAPCVLFFDEVDALTTERGKEGGWVTERLLNQLLIELDGAENRRGVFVIGATNRPEVMDRALLRPGRFGKLLYVPLPSPDGRVLILKALARNNHIDSSVDLNAIGRMESCENLSGADLAEVMNEAGMTALDEKLSSSETTSLTIKTSHFELALSKFSPSVSDKQRQYYERLSKSLRTGRA from the exons ATGAGATTGAAGAAGAAGAACATGGGAAGAAGAAACGGTGGTGGTGGCGGCGGCGGTGGCGGTGGAGGAGGAGGGTCTCTGCAGTTCGCTCTTCGCCGTCGAGTTGAATCCTGCAAATCAATGTACAAAACCGCCGAAGAAATCGTCGATCATCTTCGCTCAAATTACCCTGATTACCACCGAACCAAGTATCAAACCCTAATTCGACTTGTTGAGGATGCTATTCAATTTTCCAACAATACTCCCACAAGGAACCATAACCAAAACAACAATGCCGACGGCAACGATGACGAAGATGAGAATCGAAGTGCTTCTCGAAAGAGACGCAAGAAAATTAACGATGAATCTGAAGATAGATTGCAAAAGATGGAAGCACTTCACATTAAAGCAAGGATGAGTTCGCAGGCTCCATCAACTTCCTCCGGTTCTGCTTCGGCTAGCAGTGACGATGGTGAAGAAGACGGTGCAGTTTCGACATCCGAAGACGGGATTTACAGCGAGAAAGTTGAACCTGCTTTTGACTTGATGAAGGATATGCTGCGACATTCATATACAGGAACAACAAAGTCAGTACCTGTGGtggaagaaaaagaaaagaacatTGAATTGGATATCGGTAATACAAGTAAGGCCGCTATTACTGTGAATGCAGATGGTGGTAAATCCAAATCGTGCGCGACAACAGGGAAACACTCTAAGGGTTCGGTTTCTAATACTGGTGGCAAGGGTTCGGTTTCTAATACTGGTGGCGGTAAAGGCGGCGGTGATGTTGAGATGAAAGGGAAAGGGGGGCCGATGTTTAAGGATTTGGGTGGAATGAAGGCTATTATAGAGGAGTTGATAATGGATATTGTGTCATTGTGCAATCCTCAATTGCCTAGACATTTAGGGGTGAAACCAGTTACTGGAATTTTGTTGCATGGACCACCTGGTTGTGGAAAGACTAGACTTGCTCATGCTATAGCCAATGAAACTGGTCTTCCTTTTCATCATATTTCAGCTACGGAGGTGATTTCTGGAGTCTCAG GTGCATCTGAAGAATATATTAGAGAGCTTTTCGATAAAGCAAAAAGGACCGCTCCATCAATTGTCTTTATTGATGAGATTGATGCAATTGCTTCAAAAAGAGAGAATTTACAGCGTGAGATGGAGAAACGAATTGTGACCCAGTTAATGACTTCCATGGATGAACCAGAGAGTTCTGATGAACCTCGTGGCTATGTGCTTGTAATCGGGGCCACAAATAGGCCTGATTCTCTTGACCCCGCTCTTCGACGGCCTGGTCGGTTTGATCGTGAGTTTCTTGTTGGCGTTCCCGATGAATCTGCCAGGGTGGAGATCCTTTCAGTGCTTACTCGCAATCTTAAACTTGATGGTTCGTTTGATCTGCACAAAATAGCCAGGTCTACGCCAGGGTTTGTTGGTGCTGATTTGACTGCTCTGGCTAACAAAGCTGGTATTCTGGCAATGAAGAGGATACTTGATGAAAGGAAGCGTGAATTATCTCAAGATAGCATGGATGAGGATACTCAAGGCTGGTGGAAAGAACCTTGGTTGCCTGAAGAAATAAATAAGTCTGCTATAAAAATGTCTGATTTTGAG GAAGCAGCCAAAATGGTGCAGCCTTCAGCAAGAAGAGAAGGGTTCTCTTCCATTCCTAATGTTAAATGGGAAGATGTTGGCGGGCTTGATATATTAAGGCATGAGTTTGATCGCTATATTGTAAGGCGTATTAAATATCCTGAGCTGTATGAG GGAATCGGGATGAATCTCGAGTCTGGATTCTTACTATATGGACCTCCAGGATGTGGTAAAACACTTATTGCCAAGGCTGTTGCCAATGAGGCGGGAGCTAATTTCATTCATATTAAG GGACCCGAGCTTCTAAATAAGTATGTCGGGGAAAGCGAGCTTGCGGTGCGGACATTGTTTATTCGTGCAAGGACTTGTGCACCATGTGTACTATTTTTTGATGAG GTTGATGCTCTGACTACCGAACGTGGTAAAGAAGGTGGATGGGTTACTGAAAGACTATTGAACCAG TTGCTTATTGAGTTAGACGGTGCTGAGAATCGGAGAGGTGTATTTGTCATTGGTGCAACAAATAG GCCCGAGGTGATGGACCGTGCTCTCTTGCGGCCTGGTAGGTTCGGTAAACTGCTTTATGTTCCTCTTCCAAGCCCAGATGGCCGGGTTTTGATATTGAAAGCTCTTGCAAGGAATAACCATATTGATTCTAGTGTGGATTTGAATGCCATTGGAAGAATGGAATCATGCGAAAATCTTAGTGGTGCCGATCTTGCAGAAGTG ATGAATGAAGCAGGAATGACTGCTCTTGATGAGAAGTTGAGCTCAAGTGAGACAACCTCATTGACCATTAAGACAAGTCATTTTGAGCTAGCACTAAGTAAATTTTCTCCGTCTGTGTCGGACAAG CAAAGGCAGTACTATGAGCGTTTGTCGAAGAGCCTAAGAACAGGAAGAGCCTAA